Within the Pseudomonas sp. SL4(2022) genome, the region TTGTACTCACCGGCTTCTGGGAACAGACGGTGGTCACCCTCGGCCTGACCTTCTCCGCCACCCTGATCAGCCTGCTACTGGGCATTCCCCTGGGCATCTGGGCGGCGCGCAGCGAGCGCGTGGCGACCATCATCCGGCCGATTCTCGACTTTATGCAGACCATGCCGGCGTTCGTTTACCTGATTCCTGCCGCCATGCTGTTCGGCCTCGGCCGCGTGCCGGGGATCATCGCCACGGTGATTTTCGCCATGCCGCCCGCGGTGCGCCTGACCAACCTGGGTATCCGCCAGGTCAACAAGGAAATCATCGAAGCCGGTCAGTCCTTCGGTTGCACGCCGCGTCAGCTACTCTTCAAAGTCCAGCTGCCTAACGCGATGCCATCGATCATGGCCGGGGTCAACCAAACCATCATGATGGCCCTGTCCATGGTGATCATTGCCTCGATGGTGGGTGCGGGCGGCCTGGGCAACGACGTACTGGCGAGTATTCAGCGCCTGGACATCGGCCTCGGTTTCGAAAGCGGCATGGCCGTGGTGCTGCTGGCGATCATTCTCGACCGCATCACGGAGAGTTTCGGAACCCCGCAAACCGCCAAACGCCGCAGCGTGTTCGGCTGGTTCAGCGGCAAACTTCAACGTCAGTAAGCCTTAGCTTTTGCCATCACAGGGAGTCGAAGATGAAAACGATTAAACAGCTCGCAGGTGTCGGCCTGCTCTCCGTGGCCATGTTGCAAAGCGCCTGGGCGCAGGAGCCGGAAAGTTGCAAGATGGTGCGCTTCGCCGAAATCGGCTGGGCCGACATCGCCGCCACCACCGGTGTCGCCATGACCCTGAGCGAAGGCCTGGGTTACCAGACCCGCAAGATCATGGCCTCCGTGCCTATCGCCTTCACCGGGGTAAAAAGCGGTCAGATCGACGCCTTCCTCGGCTACTGGGCGCCCTCGATGGACGCCGTGATCGAGCCCTTCACCAAGGATGGCGGCGTCAAAGTGCTGCCTAAGGCCAACCTTGAAGGTGCCAAGTACACCCTCGCCGTCCCGACCTACGCCGCAGAAGCCGGACTGAAAAGCTTTGCCGACATCGCCAAGTTCAAAGACCAACTGGGCGGCAAGATTTTCGGCATCGAGCCTGGCAACGACGGTAACCTGCTGATCGACGGCATGATCAAAAGCAACCAGTTCGGCCTCGGCGAATTCAAGATGGTCGAGTCCAGCGAAGCCGGCATGCTTGTCCAGTTGCAGCGCGCAGTGAAAAAGAAAGAACCCGCCGTATTCCTCGGCTGGGCACCACACCCGATGAACACGCAGTTCGACATCACCTACCTGGAAGGCGGCGATGACGTGTTCGGCCCTGACTTCGGCGCTGCCAAGGTCTTCACCGTGGTACCGCCAGATTACGAAGCGCGCTGCGCCAACGTCGGCAAACTGCTGAACAACCTGCAGTTCACCGTGGAAATCGAAAGCCAGTTGATGGAAAAGGTTCTGGAAAAACAGAACCCCACCGAAGTGGCGAAAAACTGGCTCAAAGCCAACCCGGCAATCCTCGACCAGTGGCTGGCCGGTGTTACCACCTATGACGGCCAAGACGGCCTGGCTGCCGTGAAGAAACACCTCGGCCTGTAAGCCAAGCACCGCGCCGCCGCACAACGGTGGGCGGCGCGGTTAGCTGACTCACCTTTTTAACAACGCAACCCGCGAGGCCACACGGCCATCGCCGGGTTTGCTGCACCCGCGATTTACCTCGCAGCACACAACCAGCCAGGACGACCAACACGCAATACCCGCATGTTTACCCAGCTAGGCCCGCAAGAAGAACGCGCCAGTAACTCACTGAACTGCCACTCTCACTGACGGAGCACACCCTATGCGAAACCTGAAGAACCTCTGCCTGCAAAACCTCGGCGTCGCCGCCCTGGTACTCGGCATGAGCAGCGCCATGGCAGCTGACAAAGCCACCCTGAACATCGGCTACGTCAACGGCTGGGACGACAGCGTCGCCGCCACTCATGTCGCCGGGGAAATCCTGCACAGCAAGCTGGGCTACAGCGTTGAGCTGAAAGCCGTCGAGCCGGCCATCATGTGGCAGGGCGTAGCCCGCGGCGACCTCGACGCCACACTCTCCGCCTGGCTGCCCGCCACCCACGGCGAATACTTTGAAAAACTCAAAGACAAAGTCGAAGTGCTCGGCACCAACTACGCCGGGGCGAAAATCGGCCTGATCGTGCCGGACTACGTACCCGCCAAAACCATCGCCGACCTGCAAACCTACGCCAAGGACTTCGACGGCAAAATCACCGGCATCGACGCCGGCGCCGGCGTGATGCGCCGCACCGAAGAAGCGATCAAGGAATACGCCCTCAGCGACATCAAACTGATGCCAAGCTCCGGCCCCGCCATGGCCACCGCCCTGACCCGCGCCGAGAAGAACAAGGAAGCCATTGTCGTCACCGGCTGGATCCCGCACTGGATGTTCGCCAAATGGAACTTGCGCTTCCTCGAAGACCCGAAAAAAGTCTTCGGTGATGACGAACACGTCGACACCGTCGCCAACCCCAGCATCAACAGCAAAGCCCCGGAAGCTGCTGCCTTTCTGAAGAAATTCTCCTGGAGCGGTGAAGAAGTCGGCGCCGTCATGCTCGCCATCCGCGAAGGCGCCAAACCGGAAGACGCGGCCAAAGCCTGGATCAGCAAAAACCCAGAGCGCGTCGCCGAGTGGCTTAAATAAGCCCAAGCTGCACGGCTATAAAGAAGCGGGCTACGGCCCGCTTTTTTGTGGGCGCATTAGGGCTGCAGGAAAAGGTGCTGTGGCCTGCACCATTGCATGGACTGAGTACCTATTTGCATTCGACCTGAGTCGCACACGTATTAGTTGACGAGCGGCAGAATTGGAGGCGCTTGAGCTTTCCCCTAGGGCAAGCAATACGCTAGGTTTTTACCAGTAGAAACAGGAGGCTCCATGCTTACCATCGGACAAATGGCACGTTGTCACGGGCTTACGACCAAGACACTTCGCCACTATGACAGCATTGGGTTGTTCACCCCGGCCCTTACCGGACGCGACAATGGCTATCGGTATTACCAGCCCGAACAAATCATTACCCTGGGTCGCATTGTTTGGCTCAAACAAATTGGTATGCCGCTGGAGGATATTCGCATACTGGCGAATAGTGGCCGACTGGACTGTGTCGTAAGCCTCCGTGAGGCCCTGGAGGCACATGCCCGCAAACTCAAAGGTGCAATCGCCCGCGACCAGCAGGTACTTGACCAGCTCACTCGCTACCTGGCTCAGCCAGAGCGTTGCATACCCGGGATGCAAACGCCTGAGCGAGTCGTTTATCCGGCATTGCGAATCATGGGCATGAGCTGGCAACAGCACAACGAGGGCACTATCGGCCAAATGTGGGAGCGCTTCGTACCGAGAGAGCCAGAGATCGATCGCCTACAAGATCCGGTCGGGACTTTTGGAGTCTGCCAGCCCCTGGATGACGGCGAATGGCGTTATATCGCGGGTTTGCCGGTGGGTGCCGACGCACCGCTAGTGGCCGGCATGGTGGAAGTGCAGATACCCTCTCGTCACTACGCGAGGATCGAGCATCACGGCATAGTTGCTACGCTGCCAGAAACCTTCCGTGCTGCTTACAGTGAATGGCTGCCATCTGCCGGAATGCAGCCAGACGAGGGCGTGGAGTTCGAATACAGTGGTGAGCGCTTCCTAGGCCCCATGGATCCGAACAGTGTGACCGAGATCTATATCCCACTCAAAAACTGACGGCCCACACAGAGACAGGCTCGAGCTGTCGCTATGACGCCGCGAACGGTGAACACTGAACCGGCAACAGTTGTGTCGATGGGATGTGATTTGTAAATGGGCGGCGGGATAAGATTGGACCGCGGTGTATCACACCCTCCGGTACGGGCCGCAAGATAGACGCACATCAAGGGGATGTTGTTTAGCATAAAGCCATAAACATCTACAAAATGCGTTAAGCAGCCATACGTATAAACCACTTGCACGTTAACCAACAGGGAATTTGTTGAATGCGCTTACTCAAAGGGATGCTCTGCTCAGCTGCACTTTTAACGACCTTCATCCTGCCTACGCTCGTCGAAGCGGCTGCCGCTCAACCCACTGCACGTGGGAACTATGCATTGATCTATAACGGCGCAGGTGCAGACCCCGACAGCACAGAGGCGATTGCCGACATTGCAAGTAAGAGCGGCCTGAAGATCCAGTACGTGAGCAACCTGAACGCATTGCCAACGCTGCTGGATAATGCCCGTGTTTTTATCCTGGGCGGGACGGATGATGATGTGCAGCCATTGCTTGAAGCTTTTACACCCACTACGCGCCAAGCTTTAAAGACATACCTGCAAAACGGCGGAAGGTACTTGGGCGTCTGTGGCGGGGCGTTTTTAGCATCTGCCGGCTGGCATGATGAAGGTGACTTTTTCCCAGCCTTGGGTCTTACCCCTGCAGAATCTGATGCGCATGACGAAGACTTTGCGCCCAAGATTTACCCCATCACCTGGCTGGGCGAAACGCGCCGTATGTACTATCAGGCAGGGCCCGAATTTACGCTGCAGCCAGACGCTGAGTTCACCCAGATTATCGCTCGCTATCAAAACGGCCAGCCAGCAGCGCTCGTGAACGCCTACGGTCACGGCAAAGTGGCCGTTTCAGGCCCGCACCCCGAAGCGCCCAGCAGTTGGAAAAGCGAGGCGTTTAACGGCCACACGATGCAAGACAACACCCATTTGGCTGAAGCGTTACTGAAAGCACTGCTTTCAGATCAGCCCGTATCAATCGATCAGCGTTAGCCGGCTAGGGTGAACAGCCGTATTGCAACGCGTCAGCATGCAAAATGGCTGAACACCAGAACGTGGGTTCCTGCGGCATCAGTAGCCATGGGCTCAACACCTAAACGCCGCACGCTTAACCCTCTAAACGGCCTACCCCATGAACCGTCG harbors:
- a CDS encoding glycine betaine ABC transporter substrate-binding protein, giving the protein MRNLKNLCLQNLGVAALVLGMSSAMAADKATLNIGYVNGWDDSVAATHVAGEILHSKLGYSVELKAVEPAIMWQGVARGDLDATLSAWLPATHGEYFEKLKDKVEVLGTNYAGAKIGLIVPDYVPAKTIADLQTYAKDFDGKITGIDAGAGVMRRTEEAIKEYALSDIKLMPSSGPAMATALTRAEKNKEAIVVTGWIPHWMFAKWNLRFLEDPKKVFGDDEHVDTVANPSINSKAPEAAAFLKKFSWSGEEVGAVMLAIREGAKPEDAAKAWISKNPERVAEWLK
- a CDS encoding BPL-N domain-containing protein, which translates into the protein MRLLKGMLCSAALLTTFILPTLVEAAAAQPTARGNYALIYNGAGADPDSTEAIADIASKSGLKIQYVSNLNALPTLLDNARVFILGGTDDDVQPLLEAFTPTTRQALKTYLQNGGRYLGVCGGAFLASAGWHDEGDFFPALGLTPAESDAHDEDFAPKIYPITWLGETRRMYYQAGPEFTLQPDAEFTQIIARYQNGQPAALVNAYGHGKVAVSGPHPEAPSSWKSEAFNGHTMQDNTHLAEALLKALLSDQPVSIDQR
- a CDS encoding MerR family transcriptional regulator — translated: MLTIGQMARCHGLTTKTLRHYDSIGLFTPALTGRDNGYRYYQPEQIITLGRIVWLKQIGMPLEDIRILANSGRLDCVVSLREALEAHARKLKGAIARDQQVLDQLTRYLAQPERCIPGMQTPERVVYPALRIMGMSWQQHNEGTIGQMWERFVPREPEIDRLQDPVGTFGVCQPLDDGEWRYIAGLPVGADAPLVAGMVEVQIPSRHYARIEHHGIVATLPETFRAAYSEWLPSAGMQPDEGVEFEYSGERFLGPMDPNSVTEIYIPLKN
- a CDS encoding choline ABC transporter substrate-binding protein, with product MKTIKQLAGVGLLSVAMLQSAWAQEPESCKMVRFAEIGWADIAATTGVAMTLSEGLGYQTRKIMASVPIAFTGVKSGQIDAFLGYWAPSMDAVIEPFTKDGGVKVLPKANLEGAKYTLAVPTYAAEAGLKSFADIAKFKDQLGGKIFGIEPGNDGNLLIDGMIKSNQFGLGEFKMVESSEAGMLVQLQRAVKKKEPAVFLGWAPHPMNTQFDITYLEGGDDVFGPDFGAAKVFTVVPPDYEARCANVGKLLNNLQFTVEIESQLMEKVLEKQNPTEVAKNWLKANPAILDQWLAGVTTYDGQDGLAAVKKHLGL
- a CDS encoding ABC transporter permease; translation: MSEKQLDLGSWVNDVVQHLLDNYSDGFDSIGSVVNGFSEGIEWLLMLPPAWLLIAIFVGLGLWRIGYKFAIFTAVAFVLIVLTGFWEQTVVTLGLTFSATLISLLLGIPLGIWAARSERVATIIRPILDFMQTMPAFVYLIPAAMLFGLGRVPGIIATVIFAMPPAVRLTNLGIRQVNKEIIEAGQSFGCTPRQLLFKVQLPNAMPSIMAGVNQTIMMALSMVIIASMVGAGGLGNDVLASIQRLDIGLGFESGMAVVLLAIILDRITESFGTPQTAKRRSVFGWFSGKLQRQ